A region of Candidatus Leptovillus gracilis DNA encodes the following proteins:
- a CDS encoding GNAT family N-acetyltransferase, which produces MITIHPITTLTDMRQAEAVQRETWQMGDDELMSAHSLHALAYNGAALIGAYDNGRLVGLVLGTLATMPNPQRPDQPAAERLKMYSVMAGVLPAYQGQGIGRQLKLAQREFALRIGIPLITWTFDPLESRNGRLNIALLGATCHTYLHHFHGDMGGINAGLPTDRFDVDWWLGSERVDRRMMGEIRLLPLAGLLQRGATILNPATFNNAGLLVPAEAAPQMPRSDLPFYLVEIPANFQAIKTADFALAHTWRLHTRALFETWFAAGFVVTEFYHKKSEDGRARSYYLLQTNHGE; this is translated from the coding sequence ATGATAACCATCCACCCTATCACCACACTGACCGACATGCGTCAGGCCGAAGCTGTGCAGCGCGAGACCTGGCAAATGGGCGACGATGAATTGATGTCGGCCCATTCGCTGCACGCTCTGGCCTACAACGGCGCGGCGCTGATTGGCGCGTATGACAACGGCCGTCTCGTTGGCTTAGTCCTGGGGACATTGGCGACCATGCCCAACCCGCAGCGCCCCGACCAACCGGCGGCCGAGCGGCTGAAAATGTATTCGGTGATGGCCGGGGTGCTGCCCGCTTACCAGGGGCAGGGCATTGGCCGCCAACTGAAGCTGGCGCAGCGCGAATTTGCCCTGCGCATCGGCATCCCGCTGATTACCTGGACGTTTGACCCGTTGGAGAGCAGAAACGGCCGTCTGAACATCGCCCTCCTTGGCGCAACCTGCCACACTTACCTGCACCATTTCCACGGCGACATGGGCGGCATCAACGCCGGACTGCCCACCGACCGCTTCGACGTAGATTGGTGGCTGGGCAGCGAGCGCGTGGACAGGCGGATGATGGGGGAGATACGGCTGCTGCCCCTCGCCGGCCTGTTACAGCGCGGCGCGACGATTCTGAACCCGGCCACATTCAACAACGCCGGGCTGCTAGTTCCAGCAGAAGCCGCCCCACAAATGCCCCGCAGCGATTTGCCTTTTTACCTGGTCGAAATTCCGGCCAACTTTCAGGCCATCAAAACGGCCGATTTTGCCCTGGCCCACACCTGGCGGCTGCATACACGAGCGCTTTTTGAAACCTGGTTCGCCGCCGGGTTCGTCGTTACAGAGTTTTATCACAAGAAGAGCGAAGACGGCCGTGCCCGCAGCTATTACCTCTTACAAACAAATCATGGGGAATAA
- a CDS encoding carboxypeptidase regulatory-like domain-containing protein has protein sequence MKMAMRILAGIAILLAVFLLTSTPNSRASDQVSSPTTQVFTSEPVTPALSRPVREIEPQKQEQVLDREINPIRNPGLFMEDMGLPGSNTTKQDPLEALSWIDTGRTPNPIFTFEGLGTDGYTPPDTIGEVGPNHYVQMVNVSFAIFDKSGNVVQGDTPFNALFTGSGLTQCASQNDGDPIVVWDSLADRWLLSQFAVSSTPEHMCIAISQTPDPTGAYYLYQFAMPDFPDYFKFGVWPDAYYMGTNTGFPNQYYAYAFDRVRMLAGQPATFQYSNGHPNFMMPADLDGPTAPPAGSPGYFYTMLAEGYPNHPAGVDRLVLYEFDVDWVTPANSTFGIAQQIPIADYNYTVCGFFVGNCIPQPATAQRIDSLSYWPMWRFAYRNLGGYEAMVGNFTVDVDGTDRAAIRWFELQNQGAGWILHQEGTHAPDSDHRFMGSIAMDGSGNIALGYSVSSSTTRPSIRYATRLRTDPLGTLQAEASLYAGVGSQTGIHRWGDYSSINVDPTDECTFWYTNEYHDVDDAGFNWNTRIGVFRLPECTGTLGPDFTIEADPAERNICTPADAVYDVTVNYFSGYNSQVNLSASGLPPGATATFVPSSVITPTTDSVLTIGTTGATAGSYNVNIVGIGVPTPTHTTTVGLNLFTAVPGAVTLVTPADTATNIDLLPTFSWNNATQAGSYYLEVATDGAFSTIVYTATVNSTSHQATTALNPLTTYYWRVTPSNTCGGGAASAVYSFTTRDIPPILLVDDDDNGPDVRSYYTDILDNLGLFYDVWDTNNSDNEPTAQDLSPYSMVIWFTGDEFGGAAGPGAAGEAALGSWLDGGSCLFLSSQDYRYDRNITPFMTTYLGVATITNDDGDYTTVTGQNSVFGGLGPYTLTYPFTDFSDPVNPDATAEVAFLGNNAKNAAINKDSGVYRTTFWAFPFEAMTVADREESMQVAVAWCGTGADTGTLAGNVSSAVTTLGIQGATVTAVDGSYQRTVSTNAAGDYNMTVPVGTYSVTAAATNYVAETVNNIVVLTNTITTVDFVLDGSVLTYSPAAIEEYMDIGDVVSNTVTVTNTGPLPIDWSANISNFGGPALQLRLVDISIPRFEGTLPADTEPQTTARPPQAPTQAAAGDVYPLAPMGEMAYALDVFPGLNLVLFPDVDAPGTWTAVGGVPQFHPAGDFLGSDFSKLYALDYDTNQFVSIDTATAARTVIGTAVGNGNWAGMTGAVDGTLYAVSSVCGTSSTLYTINPATAALTQIGSIGAGTCIIDIAINAQGEMYGVDLISDALYQIDTSTGVGTVVGPLGVAANFAQGMDFEQVSGVLYWAAYTTAGEMRVIDTTTGASALVGGFPGGAEVDALGFATFPGGAGGWASAVPNSGTIPANSTATFEVVFDASSLYQTGDYTAELNFSGTFVNQPPTMPLTMHLGCPTCGILAGDITDARTGDPLSASIHITGPGGFDVTLNGSSYSNIAVQPGSYTIAVSANGYFSDSATVTATTSTTTVTDFALVPEYGELVYSPAAIEEFMSVGDVVSNTVTVTNTGTIPFDFNVNIGNYGGPLRLIPLTVTPLAETKDVAPNANFSTFGRPAAVASYPLAPFADVNLVLDDGTREDAIGLTNGGQFIWLNRFTPAAGDFPFTLTEVQVLFGSAVGVNVGELVDIYVYEDTDGDGNPGTGANFVGSILNAAVQATNDVTWSVYPSTAPIVLNGPGDVLIAVVNRTAGTDAGEFPASIDQTASVGRSWIGLYTGTPGNPPTLPADSDWGTIDSFGLPGNWMVRGYGSFGAGSGGWASAVPNSGTVPAGSSVTFEVVFDASALLQVGTYTADLSFSGNFENTPPVMPLTMHLDCPTCGFLEGSITDALTGDPLTANIHVTGGSGVDVTVSGDSYSLSVPAGSYDIEVTAAGYFDEMETVAVAQGATVTTDFALTPIFSELVYAPQSFEVTVGLGTMLTETLLISNTGTAAFDFVLSDVETGNPLAGRFYSPATTCPPDAFGYTCTDSNEADGLVAYDFEDIAATGTAVALTDDSVSAALPIGFAFDYYGTEYSDIYISSNGFLTVLSGSSNGCCTGGILPDTGIPNGVIAGWWEDLNPSLGGTIQYQTMGSAPSRYMIVQFTDVPHFGGGNAVTLQYKLFEGSNNIEVHYQAAPSDAGTHSAGIENETGTIGLQYYRGTSALPTPLAVCYLYPGQFACGSGGVDAPWLVETPNAGTIAAGDETAVSLLFDASVITQTGTYTAELYFNGTFDNVVTPATVVMHVEQPAAAINLDVTVSATNECGTANTLEVAPGSVVYYCYTVSNTGNVMLPTHTITDTVFGHIATFIYDLLPGASESVVYTQTITANTASTARWTASHAGLGMSAMAEDSVSVTLATRYIFLPVIVKP, from the coding sequence ATGAAAATGGCTATGAGGATATTAGCCGGAATTGCTATTTTACTGGCAGTTTTCCTGTTAACCTCAACCCCCAACAGTCGGGCGTCTGACCAGGTCAGTTCACCGACAACGCAAGTTTTCACCAGCGAACCCGTCACCCCTGCCCTCAGCCGGCCGGTCCGCGAGATTGAACCGCAAAAACAAGAACAGGTTCTCGACCGTGAAATCAACCCCATTCGCAACCCGGGGTTGTTCATGGAAGACATGGGGCTGCCAGGGTCCAACACCACCAAACAAGACCCCCTGGAAGCTCTATCGTGGATTGATACCGGGCGCACGCCCAATCCCATTTTCACCTTTGAAGGGCTGGGAACCGATGGCTACACCCCGCCCGACACCATTGGCGAAGTTGGCCCCAACCACTACGTGCAAATGGTCAACGTCTCTTTTGCCATCTTCGACAAAAGTGGCAACGTCGTCCAGGGGGACACCCCCTTCAACGCGCTCTTCACCGGGAGCGGTCTGACCCAATGCGCCAGCCAAAACGATGGCGACCCCATCGTGGTCTGGGACAGCCTGGCCGACCGCTGGTTATTGTCGCAGTTTGCCGTTAGCAGCACACCTGAGCATATGTGCATCGCTATTTCGCAAACGCCCGACCCCACCGGCGCTTATTATCTTTATCAGTTTGCCATGCCGGACTTCCCGGACTACTTTAAGTTTGGCGTCTGGCCCGATGCCTATTACATGGGCACAAACACCGGTTTCCCCAACCAATATTACGCCTACGCCTTCGACCGCGTGCGCATGTTGGCGGGACAACCGGCCACGTTCCAATACTCTAACGGACATCCGAACTTCATGATGCCCGCCGATCTGGATGGTCCCACGGCCCCACCGGCCGGCAGCCCTGGCTACTTCTACACCATGCTTGCCGAAGGGTATCCGAACCATCCGGCCGGCGTAGACCGCCTGGTGCTGTATGAATTTGATGTGGACTGGGTAACTCCGGCTAATTCCACTTTTGGCATTGCCCAACAAATTCCCATCGCCGATTACAACTATACGGTGTGCGGTTTCTTCGTCGGCAACTGTATTCCGCAGCCGGCTACGGCACAGCGCATTGATTCGCTTTCCTACTGGCCGATGTGGCGCTTTGCCTACCGCAACCTGGGCGGCTACGAAGCGATGGTCGGCAACTTCACTGTAGACGTAGACGGCACAGACCGCGCCGCGATTCGGTGGTTTGAACTGCAAAACCAGGGCGCCGGCTGGATACTGCATCAGGAAGGCACACACGCCCCGGACAGCGATCACCGCTTCATGGGCAGTATTGCCATGGATGGGTCTGGCAACATTGCCTTAGGGTACTCCGTTTCCAGCAGCACGACGCGCCCCTCCATTCGTTATGCCACACGCCTGCGCACCGACCCGTTGGGTACGCTGCAAGCCGAAGCCTCACTGTATGCGGGTGTTGGTTCACAGACCGGCATTCATCGTTGGGGAGATTACAGTTCCATCAATGTTGACCCGACCGACGAATGTACCTTCTGGTATACCAACGAATACCACGACGTAGATGACGCCGGCTTCAACTGGAATACGCGCATTGGCGTTTTCCGCCTGCCAGAATGTACCGGCACGCTTGGCCCGGACTTTACCATTGAAGCCGATCCGGCCGAACGCAATATCTGCACACCGGCCGATGCGGTTTATGATGTTACCGTCAATTACTTCAGTGGTTACAACAGTCAGGTAAACCTGAGCGCGTCTGGTTTGCCACCTGGGGCGACAGCGACGTTTGTGCCATCTTCGGTTATCACGCCGACAACCGACAGTGTGTTGACCATTGGCACAACCGGGGCGACCGCTGGCTCATACAATGTCAATATTGTGGGCATTGGCGTACCCACACCCACCCACACCACCACGGTGGGACTGAATCTGTTCACGGCCGTTCCCGGCGCTGTCACCCTGGTAACGCCAGCCGACACAGCCACGAACATTGACCTGCTGCCAACGTTTAGCTGGAACAACGCCACCCAGGCGGGCAGCTACTATCTGGAAGTAGCCACCGATGGCGCGTTTAGCACCATCGTCTACACGGCCACCGTCAACAGCACTTCGCACCAGGCGACGACCGCGCTCAATCCCCTCACCACCTACTATTGGCGTGTCACCCCCAGCAACACCTGCGGCGGCGGCGCGGCCTCGGCGGTCTACAGCTTCACCACCCGCGACATCCCGCCCATCCTGCTGGTGGACGACGATGATAATGGGCCAGACGTGCGCAGCTATTACACGGACATTCTGGATAACCTGGGCCTCTTCTACGACGTGTGGGACACCAACAACAGCGACAACGAACCCACCGCCCAAGACCTGTCCCCTTACAGCATGGTCATCTGGTTCACCGGTGATGAGTTTGGCGGCGCGGCCGGCCCCGGCGCGGCCGGTGAAGCGGCCCTGGGCAGTTGGCTGGATGGCGGCTCCTGCCTCTTCCTCAGCAGCCAGGATTATCGCTACGACCGCAACATCACGCCCTTTATGACCACTTACCTGGGCGTCGCCACCATCACCAATGATGACGGCGATTACACCACGGTGACGGGGCAAAACTCGGTGTTTGGCGGGTTAGGGCCATACACCCTCACCTATCCTTTCACCGACTTCTCTGACCCGGTAAACCCAGACGCTACGGCCGAAGTGGCCTTTTTGGGCAACAACGCCAAGAATGCGGCCATCAACAAAGACAGCGGCGTCTACCGCACCACCTTCTGGGCCTTCCCGTTTGAGGCCATGACTGTTGCCGACCGGGAAGAAAGTATGCAGGTTGCCGTAGCTTGGTGTGGCACCGGCGCAGACACCGGCACGCTGGCAGGCAACGTCTCCAGCGCTGTCACCACCCTGGGCATTCAGGGGGCGACGGTAACGGCCGTTGACGGCAGCTACCAACGCACCGTCTCCACCAATGCGGCTGGCGACTACAACATGACTGTGCCTGTTGGGACCTACAGCGTCACCGCCGCGGCGACCAACTACGTTGCTGAAACGGTCAACAACATTGTTGTCCTCACCAACACCATCACCACCGTAGACTTTGTCCTGGATGGTTCGGTGCTGACCTACAGCCCGGCGGCCATCGAAGAGTATATGGACATTGGCGATGTGGTCAGCAACACTGTCACCGTCACCAACACCGGCCCGCTGCCCATTGATTGGAGCGCCAACATCAGCAACTTCGGTGGTCCGGCGCTGCAACTGCGACTGGTAGACATCTCCATCCCACGCTTTGAAGGCACGCTGCCGGCCGACACCGAGCCGCAGACAACGGCGCGCCCGCCGCAAGCCCCGACTCAGGCGGCAGCCGGCGATGTGTACCCGTTAGCGCCAATGGGCGAAATGGCGTATGCTCTGGACGTTTTCCCCGGTCTCAACCTGGTGCTGTTCCCCGATGTGGATGCGCCAGGAACCTGGACGGCCGTCGGCGGTGTGCCGCAGTTCCATCCCGCCGGTGATTTCCTGGGCAGTGACTTCTCCAAGTTGTACGCCCTGGATTACGACACCAACCAGTTTGTCAGCATAGACACGGCCACTGCCGCGCGGACAGTAATTGGCACGGCCGTTGGCAATGGCAATTGGGCCGGTATGACCGGCGCTGTGGATGGCACGCTCTACGCCGTATCCTCCGTCTGCGGTACCAGCTCTACCCTGTACACCATCAACCCGGCCACAGCCGCCCTGACCCAAATCGGATCCATCGGCGCCGGCACGTGCATCATTGATATCGCCATCAATGCCCAAGGCGAAATGTACGGCGTAGATCTCATCAGCGACGCCCTCTACCAAATTGACACGTCCACTGGCGTGGGCACGGTAGTAGGGCCGTTAGGCGTCGCCGCCAATTTCGCACAAGGCATGGACTTCGAGCAAGTCTCTGGCGTTCTCTACTGGGCGGCCTACACAACCGCCGGTGAAATGCGCGTGATTGATACCACCACCGGCGCCAGCGCGTTGGTGGGCGGCTTCCCCGGCGGCGCAGAAGTAGACGCCCTGGGTTTTGCCACCTTCCCTGGTGGCGCGGGCGGCTGGGCTTCGGCCGTGCCCAACAGCGGCACCATTCCCGCCAACAGCACCGCCACCTTTGAAGTCGTCTTCGACGCCTCCTCGCTGTATCAGACCGGCGACTACACCGCCGAACTGAACTTCAGCGGCACATTCGTCAACCAACCGCCGACCATGCCGCTGACGATGCACCTGGGCTGCCCCACCTGTGGTATCCTGGCCGGGGACATCACCGATGCCCGCACCGGTGACCCGCTCAGCGCCAGCATCCACATCACCGGCCCTGGCGGCTTCGACGTGACCCTGAACGGCAGCAGCTACAGCAACATCGCTGTGCAGCCCGGCAGCTACACCATCGCAGTCAGCGCCAATGGCTACTTCTCCGATTCGGCCACGGTGACCGCCACGACAAGTACCACCACCGTCACCGATTTCGCCCTGGTTCCCGAATATGGCGAACTGGTCTACAGCCCGGCGGCCATTGAAGAATTCATGTCCGTTGGCGACGTAGTCAGCAACACCGTCACTGTCACCAACACCGGCACCATTCCCTTCGACTTCAACGTCAACATCGGCAACTACGGTGGACCACTGCGGTTAATCCCGCTGACAGTGACCCCGCTGGCGGAAACGAAGGACGTTGCCCCCAACGCCAACTTCAGCACATTCGGTCGCCCGGCGGCGGTGGCTTCCTACCCGTTAGCCCCCTTCGCCGACGTCAACCTGGTGTTGGATGATGGCACGCGGGAAGACGCCATTGGTCTGACCAATGGTGGACAGTTCATCTGGCTCAACCGCTTCACGCCGGCCGCTGGCGACTTCCCCTTCACCCTCACCGAAGTACAAGTCCTCTTCGGCTCGGCTGTTGGTGTGAACGTCGGCGAACTGGTAGACATCTACGTCTATGAAGACACCGATGGCGATGGCAACCCCGGAACCGGGGCCAACTTTGTTGGCAGCATCCTGAATGCGGCCGTCCAGGCCACCAACGATGTCACCTGGTCCGTCTACCCGAGCACGGCGCCCATCGTCCTCAACGGTCCTGGCGATGTCCTCATCGCTGTGGTGAACCGTACCGCCGGTACAGATGCTGGTGAATTCCCGGCGTCTATAGACCAAACCGCATCCGTTGGGCGTTCCTGGATAGGTCTTTACACGGGCACGCCGGGCAATCCGCCCACTTTACCGGCCGATTCAGACTGGGGTACCATTGATTCCTTTGGTCTGCCCGGGAACTGGATGGTACGCGGTTACGGCAGCTTCGGCGCTGGCAGCGGTGGGTGGGCCTCGGCCGTGCCCAACAGCGGCACGGTTCCGGCCGGCAGCAGCGTCACCTTCGAGGTTGTCTTCGACGCCAGCGCTTTGCTGCAAGTCGGCACGTACACGGCCGATCTCAGCTTCAGCGGCAACTTCGAGAACACCCCGCCGGTGATGCCTCTCACCATGCACCTGGACTGCCCCACCTGCGGCTTCCTGGAAGGCAGCATCACCGACGCCCTCACCGGCGACCCGCTAACGGCTAACATCCACGTAACAGGCGGCAGCGGTGTAGACGTCACCGTCTCCGGCGACAGCTACTCCCTGTCTGTGCCTGCCGGTTCTTACGACATCGAAGTAACCGCTGCTGGTTACTTTGATGAAATGGAAACGGTGGCTGTGGCCCAGGGCGCGACGGTGACAACCGACTTTGCCCTGACCCCCATCTTCAGCGAACTGGTCTACGCGCCGCAAAGCTTTGAGGTAACAGTGGGTCTGGGCACAATGCTCACCGAAACGCTGCTCATCAGCAATACCGGCACGGCCGCTTTCGACTTCGTTCTCAGCGATGTGGAGACGGGTAACCCGCTCGCGGGCCGCTTCTACAGCCCGGCGACCACCTGCCCGCCCGATGCCTTTGGCTACACCTGCACCGACTCTAACGAAGCCGACGGACTGGTGGCCTACGACTTCGAGGACATCGCGGCGACTGGCACGGCCGTTGCGCTGACCGACGATTCCGTGAGTGCGGCGCTGCCAATCGGCTTTGCCTTCGATTACTACGGGACCGAGTACAGCGACATCTACATCAGCTCCAACGGCTTCCTGACGGTACTCTCCGGGTCGAGCAACGGCTGCTGCACCGGCGGTATTCTGCCCGATACAGGCATTCCCAACGGCGTGATTGCCGGCTGGTGGGAAGACCTGAACCCCAGCTTGGGCGGCACGATCCAGTACCAGACAATGGGCAGCGCGCCCAGCCGGTACATGATTGTGCAGTTCACCGACGTGCCTCACTTCGGTGGCGGTAACGCGGTGACATTGCAGTACAAGCTGTTTGAAGGCAGCAACAACATCGAAGTCCACTACCAGGCTGCGCCTTCCGACGCTGGCACGCATTCGGCCGGCATCGAAAATGAGACCGGCACGATTGGGCTGCAATATTACCGTGGCACAAGCGCTCTGCCGACGCCGTTGGCCGTTTGCTACCTCTATCCGGGGCAGTTTGCTTGCGGCAGCGGCGGCGTAGATGCGCCGTGGCTGGTGGAAACCCCCAACGCGGGCACAATTGCTGCCGGTGACGAGACGGCCGTCAGCCTGCTCTTCGACGCCAGTGTCATCACCCAAACCGGCACGTACACGGCCGAATTGTACTTCAATGGTACGTTCGACAACGTGGTCACACCGGCGACGGTGGTGATGCACGTGGAACAACCGGCAGCGGCCATCAACCTGGACGTAACGGTCAGCGCCACCAACGAGTGTGGCACGGCCAATACGCTGGAAGTGGCCCCCGGCTCGGTGGTCTACTACTGCTACACCGTCAGCAACACCGGCAATGTCATGCTGCCAACCCACACCATCACCGATACCGTCTTCGGGCACATTGCTACCTTCATCTACGACTTGCTGCCCGGCGCGAGCGAATCGGTAGTCTACACGCAGACCATCACGGCCAACACTGCTTCCACCGCCCGGTGGACAGCGTCGCACGCTGGTCTGGGTATGTCGGCCATGGCCGAGGACAGCGTGTCGGTTACGTTGGCGACTCGTTACATCTTCCTGCCGGTCATCGTAAAACCGTAA
- a CDS encoding pyrroline-5-carboxylate reductase produces the protein MFQDKKISFIGSGTMAEAMIRGLLDQNIVSADHIIAADPWEARLKYLHERHGIHTTGDNTAAAEEGQVIVFSIKPQNLVEVMPTIRGHLRRQDLVLSIIAGVPIRKLADGVAHASVVRAMPNTPAQIGQGITVWTATPEVSDLHKQQAQAILGSFGEEIFVDDERYLDMATALSGSGPGYVFMMMEAMIDAGVHMGFSRRIATDLVTQTMLGSVEFARRSNKHVAELRNQVTSPGGTTAEALYHMEKGGLRTVISRGIWAAYERSIALGRGEEAKGPQ, from the coding sequence ATGTTTCAAGACAAAAAAATCTCCTTTATCGGCAGCGGCACCATGGCCGAGGCCATGATTCGCGGCCTATTAGACCAAAACATCGTCAGCGCCGACCACATCATCGCCGCCGACCCCTGGGAGGCGCGGCTGAAATATCTGCATGAGCGCCACGGCATCCACACCACCGGCGACAATACCGCCGCCGCTGAAGAAGGACAGGTCATCGTCTTTTCCATCAAGCCGCAAAATCTGGTGGAAGTCATGCCTACCATTCGCGGCCATTTGCGGCGGCAAGATTTGGTGCTTTCAATTATCGCCGGCGTGCCCATCCGCAAATTGGCCGATGGCGTGGCCCACGCCTCGGTGGTGCGCGCCATGCCCAACACCCCGGCGCAAATCGGCCAGGGCATTACGGTGTGGACGGCCACGCCGGAGGTAAGCGACCTGCACAAGCAGCAGGCGCAGGCCATCCTCGGCTCCTTCGGCGAGGAAATTTTTGTGGACGACGAGCGCTACCTGGACATGGCGACAGCGCTCAGCGGCTCCGGGCCGGGCTACGTGTTTATGATGATGGAGGCGATGATTGACGCCGGGGTCCACATGGGTTTTTCGCGCCGCATCGCCACCGATTTGGTGACACAGACGATGTTGGGGTCGGTGGAATTTGCCCGCCGTTCCAACAAACACGTCGCCGAACTGCGCAACCAGGTCACATCCCCCGGCGGCACGACAGCCGAGGCGCTGTACCACATGGAAAAAGGCGGCCTGCGCACGGTCATCTCGCGCGGCATCTGGGCCGCCTACGAACGCTCCATCGCCCTGGGACGCGGCGAAGAGGCCAAAGGCCCGCAGTGA